Proteins found in one Polyangiaceae bacterium genomic segment:
- a CDS encoding alpha/beta fold hydrolase, whose translation MRRRVRGLKALIHDAVDFTADMVEEGHASIRRNALRVLDVSPELSGPAKLADGVYRASLAITLGSVRGVNHAVRFITDAGLEPVLGRLADEAEPIEMRSDIAGTAAWISDAALGALNGAVGDYLQRSNNPLDLGLSLRFRDRYLDATSGTPELPARLAVYVHGLGTTEWSWCFNAFEAHGDAAQCFGTLLEKDAGLAPLFVRYNSGRRVVENGSLLADALERAFEQRLPQELVLVGHSMGGLVLQSACHQAVERGYGWPSRVSRVFSLGSPHQGAPLEQLGSAAATLLAGIDWPSTRIPGEILRRRSAGMQDLRRGQVLDGDEPARLLPQASYYFVSATITSDPHHPLGWLAGDVLVRVPSASGPARMDPGAHFETSCLGGMVHQELQNHPDVYAVLKRACAGG comes from the coding sequence ATGAGACGACGCGTTCGCGGCCTCAAGGCGCTGATCCACGACGCGGTCGACTTCACCGCGGACATGGTCGAAGAGGGGCACGCCTCGATTCGTCGCAATGCGCTGCGCGTGCTCGACGTCTCGCCGGAGCTTTCCGGACCGGCCAAGCTGGCAGACGGCGTGTACCGAGCGTCTCTGGCCATCACCCTGGGCTCCGTGCGTGGCGTGAATCACGCCGTCCGGTTCATCACGGACGCGGGGCTCGAGCCCGTGCTCGGGCGCCTGGCGGACGAAGCGGAGCCCATCGAGATGCGCTCCGACATCGCGGGCACCGCCGCATGGATCTCGGACGCCGCCCTCGGCGCCCTCAATGGGGCCGTCGGGGATTACCTGCAGCGCTCGAACAATCCCCTGGATCTGGGCCTCTCGCTGCGCTTCCGCGATCGCTACCTGGACGCCACCTCCGGCACTCCAGAGCTGCCCGCGCGGCTCGCCGTGTACGTTCACGGGCTCGGCACCACGGAGTGGTCCTGGTGCTTCAACGCCTTCGAGGCCCACGGGGACGCCGCGCAGTGCTTCGGCACCTTGCTGGAGAAAGACGCGGGGCTTGCGCCGCTGTTCGTGCGCTATAACTCCGGGCGCCGAGTCGTGGAAAACGGCAGCCTCTTGGCCGACGCCTTGGAGCGGGCCTTCGAGCAACGCCTCCCGCAAGAGCTGGTGCTGGTCGGCCACAGCATGGGGGGCCTGGTGCTGCAGAGCGCGTGTCACCAAGCCGTCGAGCGAGGGTACGGTTGGCCCTCGCGGGTGAGCCGGGTGTTCTCGCTGGGCTCGCCGCACCAGGGCGCGCCGCTGGAGCAGCTCGGAAGCGCCGCCGCCACGCTGCTCGCCGGCATCGACTGGCCCAGCACTCGGATCCCCGGCGAAATCCTCCGGCGCCGCAGCGCGGGGATGCAGGACCTCCGGCGCGGCCAGGTGCTCGACGGCGATGAGCCAGCGCGGCTCCTGCCCCAGGCCAGCTACTACTTCGTCTCGGCCACCATCACTTCCGACCCGCACCATCCTCTCGGTTGGCTGGCGGGCGACGTGCTCGTGCGCGTGCCGAGCGCTTCCGGCCCGGCGCGCATGGATCCGGGCGCCCACTTCGAGACGAGCTGCCTCGGGGGCATGGTGCACCAGGAGCTGCAGAATCATCCCGACGTGTATGCGGTGCTGAAGCGCGCCTGCGCCGGGGGGTGA
- a CDS encoding 4-hydroxy-tetrahydrodipicolinate reductase, producing MGATVARLAHGMDDVQIVGAVCSSVDPGQGRDVGEIAGVGPIGVEATADLGAGLLGADVVVDFSVASAVPGLLAVAARQKVAVMSGTTNLDAAGRQALDKAAESVPVLWAPNTSLGVQVLAEVVEQALRRLGLGYDVEIVEIHHRRKVDAPSGTARRLADAARAVRGELRELHGRGGEVGARTDEEMGVFGVRGGDVVGDHTVYLLGPGERLELTHRATSRELFAHGALRGARFLVGKKPGLYTIADVLG from the coding sequence ATGGGCGCCACGGTGGCTCGCCTCGCTCATGGCATGGACGACGTGCAGATCGTCGGCGCCGTGTGCTCCAGCGTGGACCCGGGTCAGGGGCGGGACGTGGGTGAGATCGCCGGTGTGGGGCCCATCGGCGTGGAAGCCACGGCGGATCTGGGCGCGGGGCTCCTGGGAGCCGACGTGGTGGTGGATTTCTCCGTCGCGTCTGCGGTGCCCGGATTGCTGGCGGTGGCGGCACGCCAGAAAGTGGCCGTGATGAGCGGCACGACGAATCTGGACGCGGCCGGGCGGCAGGCGCTCGACAAGGCGGCCGAGAGCGTGCCGGTGCTGTGGGCTCCGAACACCAGCCTCGGCGTGCAGGTGCTGGCCGAGGTAGTGGAGCAAGCGCTGCGCCGATTGGGGCTCGGCTACGACGTGGAGATCGTGGAGATCCATCACCGTCGCAAGGTGGACGCGCCCAGCGGCACGGCTCGGCGGTTGGCGGACGCGGCGCGCGCGGTGCGCGGCGAGCTCCGGGAGTTGCACGGTCGTGGCGGCGAAGTGGGCGCCCGCACGGACGAGGAAATGGGGGTGTTTGGCGTGCGCGGCGGAGACGTGGTGGGCGACCACACGGTGTACTTGCTGGGGCCGGGGGAGCGGCTGGAGCTCACTCACCGGGCGACCAGTCGCGAGCTGTTTGCCCATGGTGCGCTGCGCGGCGCTCGCTTCCTCGTGGGAAAGAAGCCGGGCTTGTACACGATCGCCGACGTTCTGGGCTGA
- a CDS encoding 4-hydroxy-tetrahydrodipicolinate synthase: protein MSGLQLRGAYTALVTPFTKDGSAIDWDAFDALVTGQLDGGIAGLVPCGTTGETPTLTDAEQREVIQRTVKLAKGKVPILAGTGSNNTKKSIDASKAALEAGADAVMIVMPYYNKPNQEGMFQHVRTIAEAVGAPVVLYNIPGRTNVELSADSTLRLLDACKNVVGVKDATGNVAYCQEVLRRAGDRVTFMSGDDPLTLSMMAVGVKGVISVTSNIFPKQVSQVVTDVEAGNWEAARKKHLALYPVHKVLFIEPNPQVPKAVLAAKGRMNDAVRLPLVVASGAARETALKVVAEYEKS from the coding sequence ATGAGCGGTCTACAGCTTCGCGGCGCCTACACGGCGCTCGTCACCCCCTTCACCAAAGACGGAAGCGCCATCGACTGGGACGCCTTCGACGCCCTCGTGACCGGGCAGCTCGATGGCGGCATCGCCGGGCTCGTGCCCTGCGGCACCACCGGCGAGACGCCGACCCTGACGGACGCCGAGCAGCGCGAGGTGATCCAGCGCACGGTGAAGCTCGCCAAGGGCAAGGTGCCGATCTTGGCGGGAACCGGCTCGAATAACACCAAGAAGAGCATCGACGCGAGCAAGGCGGCACTGGAAGCCGGCGCGGACGCCGTGATGATCGTGATGCCCTACTACAACAAGCCGAACCAGGAAGGCATGTTCCAACACGTGCGCACCATCGCGGAAGCGGTCGGCGCGCCGGTGGTGCTGTACAACATTCCCGGTCGCACCAACGTGGAGCTTTCCGCGGACAGCACGCTGCGGCTCTTGGACGCGTGCAAGAACGTCGTCGGCGTGAAGGACGCCACCGGCAACGTGGCGTACTGCCAGGAAGTCCTGCGTCGTGCGGGCGATCGCGTCACGTTCATGAGCGGCGACGATCCGCTGACGCTTTCCATGATGGCGGTGGGCGTGAAGGGCGTGATCAGCGTCACTTCCAACATCTTCCCGAAGCAAGTCAGCCAGGTCGTCACGGACGTGGAGGCCGGCAACTGGGAGGCGGCGCGGAAGAAGCACCTGGCGCTGTACCCGGTGCACAAGGTGCTGTTCATCGAACCCAATCCGCAGGTGCCCAAGGCAGTGCTCGCGGCCAAGGGTCGCATGAACGACGCCGTGCGCTTGCCGCTGGTGGTTGCCAGCGGGGCAGCGCGAGAGACCGCTCTCAAAGTCGTCGCGGAGTACGAGAAGTCGTGA